From Candidatus Eremiobacterota bacterium, one genomic window encodes:
- a CDS encoding SpoIIE family protein phosphatase — protein MKKHRNLSLTAKIILYILPFFVLIVFIIFLSYQYYQRVKENSLDDISAIFREMMDNLAYKYINLSEDIVLYSRFLSESPQIQELLQERKAGEEISVSPVLAERFSLLRDEFYGKIYLFQLYRSEGKLVIDYPMNLKAPCQGADDLKPVFSEVRERKDIVTRQFYTGPADSPLGEYLLYASPVFSPGQGRKVIGVFCSWLDLRYVSRKYFAESNFDVSSYSRPSVFLLNDDEKVLYKSGGSRYLSSAGRLPAEIAHEFPRRFLSTRENLLLKKTRIGEGSNFYYVIRPLPLSVSLGKSRVKGPELLLLLVSPKSFLQNRLMRTTTQVVEFSLVLVLLLVIPIIMILRAYYSLEKEKMKAIEKELKLAYDMQMAFLPKGEVRIAGGDFYGESVPAREVGGDFFDFIDAREHSIAVSIGDVSGKGMPSALMMSMTKTLISFIAERVFNPSEVLSLVNRSIHRISDTGLFVTVFLGFLDLEGKVFTYANAGHNHPILCRGGKITELEGSEMPLGCMDDTVYQKREIALMAGDILILYTDGVSDVWNEKGEQVDENGIWETALELQSASAQEMAKALFNKVEGFQGKAAQYDDRTLLVMRIDGEQEGASRER, from the coding sequence ATGAAAAAACACCGGAATCTCTCCCTTACAGCGAAGATCATTCTCTATATTCTGCCTTTCTTTGTGCTCATCGTGTTCATTATCTTCCTGAGTTATCAGTATTATCAGAGGGTGAAGGAGAACTCGCTTGACGATATAAGCGCAATATTCAGGGAGATGATGGATAACCTGGCATACAAGTACATCAACCTCTCCGAGGACATCGTGCTTTACTCCAGGTTTCTCTCAGAGTCGCCCCAGATACAGGAGCTCCTCCAGGAGAGGAAAGCCGGTGAGGAGATCTCGGTAAGCCCCGTGCTGGCAGAGCGCTTCTCTCTGCTGAGAGATGAGTTCTACGGGAAGATTTACCTTTTCCAGCTTTACCGCAGCGAGGGAAAGCTGGTCATTGACTACCCGATGAACCTGAAGGCGCCGTGTCAGGGAGCCGATGACCTCAAGCCGGTGTTTTCCGAGGTGAGAGAGAGGAAAGACATTGTCACCAGGCAGTTCTATACAGGCCCCGCCGACTCGCCTCTGGGAGAATATCTGCTCTATGCCTCTCCCGTCTTTTCACCCGGCCAGGGCAGGAAAGTAATCGGCGTATTCTGCAGCTGGCTTGATCTCCGCTATGTAAGCAGAAAATACTTTGCAGAAAGCAATTTTGATGTATCTTCTTACAGCAGGCCCTCGGTCTTCCTTCTCAATGATGATGAGAAAGTGCTTTATAAAAGCGGAGGCAGCCGTTATCTTTCTTCTGCAGGCAGGCTTCCCGCCGAGATAGCTCATGAATTTCCCAGGCGCTTTCTCTCCACACGGGAAAACCTTCTTCTCAAGAAAACAAGAATAGGCGAGGGGAGCAACTTCTACTATGTCATAAGGCCTCTTCCCCTCTCGGTCTCCCTCGGCAAAAGCCGGGTGAAGGGACCTGAGCTCCTGCTCCTCCTCGTCTCGCCGAAATCCTTCCTGCAGAACCGCCTTATGAGAACCACGACGCAGGTCGTGGAGTTTTCCCTGGTGCTTGTGCTGCTGCTGGTCATCCCCATAATAATGATCCTGAGAGCCTATTACTCCCTGGAAAAAGAGAAGATGAAAGCCATTGAGAAGGAGCTGAAGCTTGCCTATGACATGCAGATGGCCTTTCTTCCCAAGGGCGAGGTGAGAATCGCCGGCGGCGATTTTTACGGGGAATCGGTCCCTGCGAGGGAGGTGGGCGGTGATTTTTTTGACTTCATTGATGCAAGGGAGCATTCCATCGCAGTCAGCATCGGTGATGTGTCGGGCAAAGGCATGCCGAGCGCGCTGATGATGTCCATGACGAAGACACTGATAAGCTTTATTGCGGAACGGGTATTCAATCCCTCCGAGGTCCTCTCCCTGGTGAACCGCTCCATCCACAGGATCTCGGATACGGGCCTCTTCGTGACGGTGTTCCTTGGCTTTCTTGACCTGGAGGGAAAAGTATTCACTTATGCCAATGCAGGCCACAACCACCCAATCCTCTGCCGCGGCGGGAAAATCACCGAGCTCGAGGGGAGCGAGATGCCCCTGGGGTGCATGGATGATACGGTGTATCAGAAAAGAGAAATCGCTCTCATGGCAGGTGACATTCTCATTCTTTATACCGACGGGGTGAGCGATGTGTGGAATGAAAAGGGCGAACAGGTTGACGAAAATGGCATCTGGGAGACTGCCCTTGAGCTTCAGAGCGCTTCCGCGCAAGAAATGGCAAAGGCTCTTTTCAATAAGGTCGAGGGATTCCAGGGTAAGGCTGCCCAGTACGATGACAGGACCCTTCTTGTGATGAGGATTGACGGGGAGCAGGAAGGAGCATCCCGGGAGCGATGA
- a CDS encoding zf-TFIIB domain-containing protein: MNIPCPACETIMLKPAKDPATGLHLEACPRCRGWWFDVGELERFLRSSEFRCQVEDFDRKSAASPEGRAPISGYRLLVCCKCGTAMHERVFRGIKIDVCQNCRSLWFDAGELTALMEGNASGMHEILMQRDLTSGAKMSDDAAATFIKIGEFLSFFLGSRHHHHW; encoded by the coding sequence ATGAACATTCCATGCCCTGCCTGCGAGACCATTATGCTGAAACCTGCAAAAGACCCCGCTACAGGGCTGCACCTTGAGGCCTGCCCCCGGTGCAGAGGCTGGTGGTTCGACGTGGGTGAACTTGAGCGCTTTCTGAGATCATCAGAGTTCCGCTGCCAGGTTGAGGACTTTGACAGGAAAAGCGCCGCGAGCCCCGAGGGCCGGGCCCCCATATCAGGCTACCGCCTCCTTGTCTGCTGCAAGTGCGGCACGGCCATGCATGAAAGGGTTTTCAGGGGCATAAAAATCGATGTGTGCCAGAACTGCAGGAGCCTCTGGTTTGATGCAGGGGAGCTCACGGCGCTGATGGAGGGCAACGCGTCAGGAATGCACGAGATCCTGATGCAGCGAGATCTCACTTCCGGCGCCAAGATGAGCGATGATGCCGCTGCCACCTTCATAAAAATCGGCGAATTTCTGAGTTTCTTCCTCGGTTCCCGCCATCATCACCACTGGTAG
- a CDS encoding clostripain-related cysteine peptidase — MSIDRIDSSPQVASLAQTRKPAQAGEAVAKEQAPAAAQDSVEIGKSPPAEGTPAESPPPEGPHKKKWTVLAYLDGKDSTLQRLAPGKMRQLEVAGSDDNVDILAQLSRSSFITDRFTHDWSGTKRYHVEKNPNPAPLMDEMKSWFIPPYTKNIISPVVKDIGSADAADPQNVKDFINWGIQNYPAEHYCIIFYGQGGGFAGSLHDAETGSTVDNKELGDIMREAAKTAGQKIDVVAFDGSLMAQAEVAGELKDSAKVLVGSQSVTGLGSVPLDAVMKDLRFELQDRDITPEELAKFFVFEAKYQPGPTAEMMAPTFSAIDLEKYEGFKNAFSGLAKELQHCISVKPELKEALREDLKKTQSFFAGEGEPYQDYRDVTHFAETIKADERFNNYNFPAVKKAADSLIKAAGEAVIDNAHVGQAVKNAKGMSAYMPTDYGFDMAPTFFDPPSFDAKHGYDKEIFAMETQWNDVLSAIAKDTKMHELMKKMGMPAHAINKLEKIGEKGVKLGKFALQIATNAGHYEAYQAMRKKPPGKFFFMPAEIATKVGIAGGGRQAFNGAYQVFEGIKDDTIKNRKTMVIDGALDTATGAAVMATCVGLSFAQYAGIAQPAGIAAFAIPFAKMAYDMYNQMKGNVKGRAETDELTPNQKLQRLDLDRQLEASKVGQEEGPTYISPIVRGISAMGSSGPVDPKELQK, encoded by the coding sequence ATGTCGATAGACCGCATTGATTCATCCCCACAGGTGGCTTCTCTTGCACAGACAAGAAAGCCCGCGCAGGCAGGCGAGGCGGTGGCCAAGGAACAGGCACCGGCTGCAGCCCAGGACAGCGTGGAGATAGGGAAAAGCCCTCCTGCTGAAGGCACGCCTGCTGAAAGCCCCCCGCCTGAGGGGCCCCACAAGAAGAAGTGGACTGTCCTCGCTTACCTTGACGGGAAGGACAGCACCCTCCAGCGCCTTGCGCCGGGGAAGATGCGACAGCTCGAGGTTGCGGGGAGCGACGATAATGTCGATATCCTCGCGCAGCTCTCACGCTCAAGCTTCATCACCGACAGGTTCACCCACGACTGGAGCGGCACCAAGCGCTACCACGTGGAGAAGAACCCCAATCCTGCGCCTCTCATGGACGAAATGAAATCATGGTTCATCCCGCCATATACCAAGAATATAATCTCACCGGTGGTAAAGGACATCGGCTCCGCTGATGCCGCCGATCCCCAGAACGTCAAGGATTTCATCAACTGGGGCATCCAGAACTACCCCGCCGAGCACTACTGCATCATCTTCTACGGCCAGGGCGGAGGCTTCGCGGGCTCTCTCCACGATGCCGAGACGGGAAGCACCGTTGATAACAAGGAGCTTGGCGACATAATGCGCGAAGCAGCCAAGACCGCGGGACAGAAAATAGATGTGGTGGCCTTTGACGGGAGCCTCATGGCCCAGGCCGAGGTGGCCGGGGAGCTCAAGGACAGCGCCAAGGTCCTCGTGGGATCCCAGAGTGTCACAGGCCTCGGGAGCGTGCCCCTTGATGCCGTGATGAAGGACCTGAGGTTTGAGCTGCAGGACCGCGACATCACTCCCGAGGAGCTCGCAAAATTCTTCGTCTTCGAGGCTAAGTACCAGCCCGGCCCTACGGCGGAGATGATGGCGCCCACTTTTTCCGCCATCGATCTTGAAAAATACGAGGGCTTCAAGAATGCCTTCTCAGGTCTTGCAAAAGAGCTCCAGCACTGCATCTCTGTAAAGCCCGAGCTCAAGGAGGCTCTCAGGGAGGATCTCAAGAAAACACAGAGCTTCTTTGCCGGGGAGGGCGAGCCCTACCAGGACTACCGCGATGTCACTCATTTCGCCGAGACCATCAAGGCCGACGAGCGCTTCAACAACTACAACTTCCCCGCCGTGAAGAAGGCTGCCGATTCCCTTATCAAGGCAGCAGGCGAGGCAGTCATTGACAACGCCCATGTGGGACAGGCCGTGAAAAACGCCAAGGGCATGTCGGCCTATATGCCCACCGATTACGGCTTCGATATGGCGCCCACTTTCTTCGACCCGCCCAGCTTCGATGCAAAACATGGCTATGACAAAGAAATATTCGCCATGGAAACGCAGTGGAACGATGTGCTTTCGGCCATTGCGAAGGACACCAAGATGCATGAGCTGATGAAAAAGATGGGCATGCCGGCCCATGCCATCAACAAGCTCGAAAAGATTGGGGAGAAGGGCGTAAAGCTCGGCAAGTTCGCCCTCCAGATAGCCACCAATGCGGGCCACTATGAGGCCTACCAGGCGATGCGCAAGAAGCCGCCGGGAAAATTCTTCTTCATGCCTGCCGAGATAGCCACAAAAGTGGGTATCGCGGGAGGAGGCCGTCAGGCCTTCAACGGCGCGTACCAGGTCTTTGAAGGGATAAAGGACGACACCATCAAGAACAGGAAGACCATGGTCATCGACGGCGCCCTCGACACCGCCACCGGCGCCGCCGTCATGGCAACCTGCGTGGGCCTCTCCTTCGCCCAGTACGCGGGCATCGCCCAGCCTGCAGGCATTGCCGCTTTTGCCATCCCCTTCGCCAAGATGGCTTATGACATGTATAACCAGATGAAGGGGAACGTGAAGGGCCGCGCTGAAACCGATGAGCTCACGCCGAACCAGAAGCTGCAGCGCCTTGATCTGGACAGGCAGCTTGAAGCATCGAAGGTCGGCCAGGAAGAAGGCCCGACTTACATAAGCCCCATTGTGCGGGGTATCTCTGCCATGGGCTCATCAGGGCCCGTCGATCCCAAGGAGCTCCAGAAGTAA
- a CDS encoding S8 family peptidase has protein sequence MSINPNMNTTGIQGQSYSGPVRQQQCPEDDGTCKPLENPEDMVSIEKKDKTDEGKIPIIITSKSGQAPTLQGVKKKDDLPLINGYTTEVTEEQLSQLLLAKSDDMKVYVDGKHKMIEDPSVLIPKPEEIQPYKLDVTVPTLGVDKLWEKGFTGKDVTIAVIDTGIHPHPDLKGKIIGFKDFINGQKEPYDDQGHGTHVSGDCAGTGEASQGKYKGTAPDAKLVGIKVLAKDGSGRFSDIIKGVQWATENKEKYNIKVINMSLGGPAFQSYKDDPICQAVEAAMEKGIIPVIAAGNSGPKASTVGSPGMDPNVLTVGALDTKRTVDPSDDGIAKFSSRGPTYDGLTKPDILSPGVYITAANAPGSQLDQLPQIPHVGTDYISISGTSMATPVLAGIVADIIQARPDLTPQQIKEVFTSTASRLPDLDANQQGNGVVQPEAALDKALAFGN, from the coding sequence ATGTCAATCAACCCGAATATGAACACCACCGGGATACAAGGGCAGAGCTATAGCGGCCCCGTGAGACAGCAGCAGTGCCCCGAGGATGACGGCACCTGCAAGCCCCTGGAGAACCCCGAGGACATGGTCTCCATTGAAAAAAAGGACAAGACCGACGAGGGGAAAATACCTATCATCATTACCTCGAAGAGCGGCCAGGCTCCCACGCTCCAGGGAGTGAAGAAGAAAGATGACCTTCCCCTGATCAACGGCTATACCACCGAGGTCACTGAAGAGCAGCTCTCGCAGCTTCTTCTTGCCAAGAGCGATGACATGAAAGTCTATGTTGACGGCAAGCACAAAATGATTGAGGATCCCTCGGTGCTGATACCGAAGCCCGAGGAAATTCAGCCTTACAAGCTTGACGTGACTGTTCCGACTCTTGGCGTAGACAAGCTCTGGGAAAAGGGGTTCACGGGGAAGGACGTGACAATCGCCGTCATCGACACGGGCATCCACCCCCATCCCGACCTCAAGGGCAAGATAATAGGCTTCAAGGATTTCATCAATGGCCAGAAGGAGCCTTATGACGACCAGGGTCATGGCACCCACGTGTCAGGTGACTGCGCCGGCACCGGCGAGGCATCGCAGGGCAAGTACAAGGGCACGGCTCCTGACGCAAAGCTCGTGGGTATCAAGGTCCTCGCCAAGGACGGCTCAGGCCGCTTCTCCGACATCATCAAGGGCGTGCAGTGGGCCACGGAGAACAAGGAGAAATACAACATCAAGGTGATCAACATGTCCCTCGGCGGGCCGGCCTTCCAGTCATACAAGGACGACCCCATCTGCCAGGCTGTGGAAGCGGCTATGGAAAAGGGGATCATACCGGTCATTGCCGCCGGCAACTCGGGACCCAAGGCCAGCACCGTAGGCTCGCCGGGGATGGATCCCAACGTGCTCACCGTGGGAGCCCTCGATACAAAGCGCACTGTTGATCCCTCCGATGACGGGATCGCAAAGTTCTCGAGCCGGGGCCCCACTTACGACGGCCTCACAAAGCCTGACATCCTCTCACCGGGTGTTTACATCACGGCGGCGAACGCCCCCGGATCGCAGCTCGACCAGCTGCCCCAGATCCCCCACGTGGGAACTGACTACATCAGCATCTCGGGCACTTCGATGGCAACGCCCGTGCTCGCGGGGATCGTGGCCGATATCATCCAGGCCAGGCCGGACCTCACGCCCCAGCAAATAAAAGAGGTCTTCACCTCCACGGCAAGCAGGCTCCCCGACCTGGACGCCAACCAGCAGGGGAACGGCGTGGTGCAGCCTGAAGCGGCCCTGGACAAGGCACTTGCCTTCGGCAACTGA
- a CDS encoding DNA/RNA non-specific endonuclease: MTDSSAIGRTGAGPYYPSSREAGRRDDNEKGSVTPQDTVTLGKDPGASVKQSDIHRAFESAIERGPATESKNTEKSSSTEDAEALYHAFPVEGGYEESFLGGDKKVPFPKMTDDTAETVLHFGREGETVRNYTHFSIVMNKDRKMALFTANNLDGKSLRDDIKRGKWEIDEIIGAENQLGDYIYSGNNLDRGHMVRRRDVVWGDRQEATRANNDTFFFPNAVPQHGSLNQNNWHDLENWLLQRADQQEKRLSVFTGPVFSSDDISYRGSQLPGEFWKIVILERESDHKLAAAAFMMSQKELIQHINNKKTPQGRGGGESQDMVDTSAVAPYQVTIDTIEKATGLDFGDLKDIDAYALFQEEQGRRAGSRPAAATYLESDAAALLPELSRHFIASPGDIII, translated from the coding sequence ATGACAGATTCATCAGCAATAGGCCGGACAGGCGCAGGACCTTATTATCCTTCTTCCCGTGAAGCCGGCAGGAGGGATGACAATGAGAAGGGCTCCGTCACACCGCAGGATACAGTCACCCTTGGCAAAGATCCCGGCGCCTCAGTGAAGCAGTCAGATATTCACAGAGCTTTTGAGAGCGCCATTGAAAGGGGGCCGGCCACCGAGAGCAAGAACACTGAAAAAAGCTCCTCAACAGAAGACGCAGAGGCGCTTTACCATGCCTTCCCCGTCGAGGGCGGCTACGAGGAGAGCTTCCTGGGCGGTGACAAAAAGGTCCCTTTCCCCAAAATGACTGATGACACTGCCGAAACGGTGCTCCACTTCGGCAGGGAAGGCGAGACCGTGAGGAATTATACCCATTTTTCGATTGTGATGAACAAGGACCGGAAGATGGCCCTCTTTACGGCAAACAACCTCGACGGGAAAAGCCTCAGGGATGATATCAAGCGGGGCAAATGGGAAATCGACGAGATCATAGGCGCGGAAAACCAGCTTGGCGACTATATTTATTCCGGCAACAACCTCGACAGAGGCCACATGGTGAGACGCAGAGACGTAGTCTGGGGCGACAGGCAGGAAGCCACCAGAGCGAACAATGATACCTTCTTCTTCCCCAACGCCGTACCCCAGCATGGCTCCCTCAACCAGAACAACTGGCATGACCTGGAAAACTGGCTCCTGCAGAGGGCGGACCAGCAGGAAAAACGTCTCAGCGTTTTCACGGGCCCCGTTTTCAGCAGCGATGACATCTCTTACCGCGGCTCACAGCTGCCGGGGGAGTTCTGGAAGATAGTCATCCTTGAGCGGGAAAGCGATCACAAGCTTGCCGCGGCGGCGTTCATGATGAGCCAGAAAGAACTCATTCAGCACATCAATAATAAGAAGACGCCCCAGGGAAGAGGCGGCGGCGAGTCCCAGGACATGGTGGACACTTCAGCCGTGGCTCCCTACCAGGTCACCATTGATACCATTGAAAAAGCGACAGGCCTTGATTTTGGCGACCTCAAGGATATCGACGCCTATGCCCTCTTCCAGGAGGAACAGGGAAGGCGGGCCGGGAGCCGCCCCGCAGCAGCCACTTACCTGGAAAGCGACGCTGCCGCCCTGCTCCCCGAGCTCTCGCGGCATTTCATTGCATCGCCCGGCGATATCATAATCTGA
- a CDS encoding STAS domain-containing protein: MSLSVVSYEKSPGVFVVAPEGIIDASTYEAFEKKVESALENKPGILIMDLDKLNYISSIGLRVIAKAKKHLKQTGGTVMMVNLQPQIKEVFEIIKALPKEQIFSSIAELDDYLLTMQRKSVEERKA; this comes from the coding sequence ATGTCCCTTAGCGTAGTTTCCTATGAAAAGTCACCGGGTGTCTTTGTTGTAGCACCGGAAGGCATTATTGACGCCTCCACCTATGAGGCCTTCGAGAAAAAGGTCGAGAGCGCCCTTGAGAATAAGCCCGGTATCCTGATCATGGACCTTGACAAGCTGAATTATATAAGCAGCATCGGCCTCCGCGTCATCGCCAAAGCCAAGAAGCACCTCAAGCAGACCGGCGGCACCGTGATGATGGTCAACCTGCAGCCCCAGATAAAAGAGGTGTTCGAGATTATCAAGGCCCTCCCCAAGGAGCAGATCTTCTCAAGCATCGCTGAGCTTGATGACTACCTCCTCACCATGCAGAGAAAATCCGTCGAGGAGAGAAAGGCTTGA
- a CDS encoding ABC transporter substrate-binding protein produces the protein MQKAGCLFIAIAFLMVVTKTIAAAAPLKKVVYAPQWLLQAQFAGYIMAKEKGFYEKRGLDVTILRGGPKASSLELLEKGKAQFATFPLTTGIVKREQGIALVNIAQILQKSGLMFIARKSSGISEPRDMMHRKVGIWDDTNLQLEARAFFRRHGLSVEMIPQSETMNLFLRGCVDVASATYYNEYDVLINTGLDRDDLTTFFFADYGIGFPQDGLYTLEKTFTSDNGALCRDFVAASLEGWRYAFANKKETIHDLIIIMRQHQIPASPVHQEWMLRHIEDLVMYGREAVGKLSYDDYMKTAQCLQNEKIIKHIPPWSAFYKDLTAHEKK, from the coding sequence ATGCAGAAGGCAGGTTGCCTTTTTATTGCCATTGCCTTCCTGATGGTCGTCACAAAGACCATTGCCGCGGCGGCGCCTCTGAAAAAGGTGGTCTATGCCCCCCAGTGGCTTCTCCAGGCCCAGTTCGCCGGCTATATAATGGCAAAGGAAAAGGGCTTTTACGAGAAAAGGGGGCTTGACGTGACCATTCTCCGCGGCGGCCCCAAGGCCTCGTCACTTGAGCTCCTTGAAAAAGGGAAAGCCCAGTTCGCCACTTTTCCGCTCACCACTGGAATTGTCAAAAGAGAGCAGGGCATCGCCCTTGTGAACATCGCACAGATCCTGCAGAAATCCGGCCTTATGTTTATCGCAAGAAAATCAAGCGGCATCAGTGAGCCCCGCGATATGATGCACCGGAAGGTGGGGATCTGGGATGATACCAACCTCCAGCTGGAAGCAAGGGCATTTTTCAGACGCCATGGCCTTTCAGTGGAAATGATCCCCCAGTCAGAAACCATGAATCTCTTCCTGCGGGGCTGCGTTGACGTGGCATCAGCGACCTATTACAACGAGTACGATGTCCTCATTAATACGGGCCTCGACAGGGATGACCTCACCACCTTTTTTTTCGCCGACTATGGAATTGGCTTCCCCCAGGACGGCCTTTATACGCTTGAAAAGACCTTTACAAGTGATAATGGCGCACTCTGCAGGGATTTTGTCGCCGCATCCCTGGAAGGGTGGCGCTATGCTTTCGCCAACAAGAAGGAAACCATCCATGATCTCATAATCATCATGCGCCAGCATCAGATCCCCGCCAGCCCGGTGCATCAGGAATGGATGCTCCGCCATATCGAGGATCTTGTCATGTATGGGAGGGAAGCCGTGGGTAAACTCTCTTATGATGACTATATGAAAACCGCACAATGTCTCCAAAACGAGAAGATCATCAAGCACATCCCCCCCTGGAGCGCCTTTTACAAGGATTTAACTGCCCATGAGAAAAAATAG